In a single window of the Rhodamnia argentea isolate NSW1041297 chromosome 2, ASM2092103v1, whole genome shotgun sequence genome:
- the LOC115754736 gene encoding protein SPA1-RELATED 3-like isoform X1 — protein MCVSWASCSFGWITMEGSSDSAWQKSDGSRGLSTSNVTDRNQRLLRRGRIDFSGDAQQDFAFRKVRDRVLSASADSLRNQAGLSRDFEEELTVNPFFRGLEWDDVSLRQWLDKPDRQVDEFECLHIFGQIVEIVNVAHSQGVVIQNVRPSCFVMSSFNRVSFIESSSCSDSGSDSLEDESNSRTEAKDESSSFPHGMHQQGRSENSNSAGMPTIVLSGNSCIRSSSIYAAKVSLMEEIGDNKIKDGRIAEQAKENAPPFPMKQVLLMEASWYTSPEEVAGAPSCCASDIYRLGILLFELFCPFSSSEEKCRTMSSLRHRVLPPQLLLKWSKEASFCMLLLHPEPRSRPMMSELLQSQFLNEPRDYLEEREAAMELREKIEKQELLLEFLLLMQQRKKEVADKLQATLSLLGTDIEEVTKQQVILKNRSNSCPELGKEDQTTSSLPSHDIVDNDDTTSLGSRKRCRPGVLVHNGEECCYDPDDNQKSDAHVDKRDGFLLKSSRLMKNFGKLESAYFLTRYRQLKQSTRPLMKLSPLSSDGKGSVVMTERSSINTAASRERYGENRKSGWISPFLEGLCKYLSYSKLKVKADLKQGDLLNSSNLVCSLSFDRGGDFFATAGVNKKIKVFECDAILMEDRDIHYPVVEMAGRSKFSSICWNTYIKSQIASSNFEGVVQVWDVTRSQVLMEMKEHEKRVWSIDFSSADPTLLASGSDDGSVKLWSINQGVSIGTIKTKANVCCVQFPSDSGHSLAFGSADHKIYYYDLRNSRAPLCTLVGHNKTVSNVKFLDSVNIVSASTDNTLKLWDLSQCTSRVIETPLQSFTGHTNVKNFVGLSASDGYIATGSETNEVFIYHKAFPMPALSFKFNGTDVLSGPEMDDAAQFISSVCWRSQSSTLVAANSTGNIKILEMV, from the exons ATGTGTGTTTCGTGGGCTTCATGCAGCTTTGGGTGGATAACCATGGAAGGTTCATCTGATTCTGCTTGGCAGAAGTCTGATGGTTCTAGGGGATTAAGTACATCTAATGTCACGGACAGGAATCAGAGGTTGCTTCGTCGCGGGAGAATTGATTTTTCGGGTGATGCACAGCAGGATTTTGCTTTTAGAAAGGTAAGAGATCGAGTTCTTTCTGCTTCTGCCGATAGCCTTAGAAATCAAGCCGGATTATCTCGTGATTTCGAGGAGGAGCTAACGGTTAACCCTTTCTTCCGTGGCCTAGAGTGGGATGATGTTAGCTTGAGACAGTGGTTGGACAAACCAGATAGACAAGTGGATGAATTTGAATGTTTGCATATATTTGGGCAAATAGTGGAGATAGTGAATGTTGCCCATTCCCAAGGAGTTGTCATCCAGAATGTGCGGCCTTCTTGCTTTGTTATGTCTTCTTTCAACCGGGTCTCCTTCATAGAATCCTCTTCTTGTTCAGATTCAGGATCCGATTCTTTGGAAGATGAGTCAAATAGCCGGACTGAGGCCAAGGATGAATCCTCTTCCTTTCCCCACGGCATGCATCAGCAGGGAAGAAGTGAGAATTCTAATTCCGCGGGAATGCCTACCATTGTGCTATCGGGTAATAGTTGCATCCGGTCAAGCTCCATTTATGCAGCCAAAGTTTCATTAATGGAAGAGATTGGGGACAATAAGATTAAAGATGGGAGGATCGCTGAACAAGCAAAAGAGAATGCCCCACCTTTTCCCATGAAACAGGTGTTGCTCATGGAAGCAAGTTGGTATACGAGCCCTGAGGAGGTTGCTGGGGCTCCTAGCTGCTGTGCATCAGATATATACCGGTTGGGCATCCTCCTTTTCGAG TTATTTTGTCCATTCAGCTCCAGTGAAGAGAAATGCAGAACGATGTCCAGTCTGAGACATCGGGTTCTTCCTCCTCAGCTGCTGCTAAAATGGTCCAAAGAAGCTTCGTTCTGCATGTTGTTACTTCATCCTGAGCCCAGAAGTCGGCCAATGATGAG CGAATTGTTGCAGAGTCAGTTTCTTAATGAGCCGAGAGATTACCTGGAGGAACGTGAAGCTGCAATGGAGCtcagagagaaaatagagaaacaagAATTGTTGCTGGAGTTTCTCTTGCTGatgcaacaaaggaaaaaagaagtggCTGATAAGTTGCAAGCTACTTTATCTCTACTTGGTACCGATATTGAAGAAGTAACAAAGCAACAGGTAATTCTGAAGAATAGATCAAACTCATGCCCAGAACTGGGTAAGGAAGATCAGACAACTTCAAGTCTCCCTTCACATGATATTGTTGATAATGATGATACTACTAGCCTGGGATCTAGAAAGCGATGCAGACCGGGAGTGCTGGTTCATAATGGGGAAGAATGCTGCTATGATCCTGATGATAATCAGAAATCGGATGCTCATGTTGATAAACGGGAtggttttcttttgaaaagctctCGATTGATGAAAAACTTCGGCAAATTGGAGTCGGCGTACTTCTTGACTAGATATCGACAACTCAAGCAATCTACAAGGCCATTGATGAAGCTTTCACCTCTCAGCAGTGATGGTAAAGGCTCCGTTGTAATGACCGAAAGGAGTTCTATTAATACAGCTGCATCAAGAGAGCGATATGGTGAAAATAGAAAGAGTGGGTGGATAAGTCCTTTCCTTGAAGGACTGTGTAAGTATCTATCTTACAGCAAGTTAAAAGTGAAGGCCGACTTGAAACAAGGGGATCTTCTCAACTCATCCAACTTAGTGTGCTCCCTCAGTTTTGATCGAGGTGGGGACTTTTTTGCCACAGCTggtgtaaataaaaaaattaaggtatTTGAGTGCGATGCTATCTTAATGGAAGATCGTGATATCCACTATCCAGTGGTTGAAATGGCCGGTAGGTCAAAATTCAGTAGTATATGCTGGAATACATATATTAAAAGCCAGATTGCTTCGAGTAACTTTGAAGGTGTGGTACAG GTCTGGGATGTTACAAGAAGTCAGGTCCTCATGGAAATGAAAGAGCATGAAAAACGAGTTTGGTCCATTGACTTTTCATCTGCAGATCCAACATTGTTGGCTAGCGGGAGTGATGATGGCTCTGTCAAGCTTTGGAGTATCAATCAG GGTGTAAGTATTGGTACCATCAAAACAAAGGCAAATGTATGTTGTGTTCAGTTTCCCTCAGATTCTGGCCATTCTCTTGCATTTGGTTCAGCGGATCATAAGATTTATTACTATGATCTCCGTAATTCAAGAGCTCCTTTGTGCACATTAGTTGGACATAACAAGACCGTCAGTAATGTCAAGTTTCTGGATTCAGTGAATATTGTATCTGCATCCACGGATAACACCTTGAAGCTTTGGGATTTGTCACAGTGCACATCTCGAGTTATTGAGACTCCCCTTCAATCATTTACAGGTCACACAAATGTGAAG aacTTTGTTGGCTTGTCAGCGTCTGATGGCTACATAGCAACAGGTTCAGAAACAAATGAG GTTTTCATCTACCACAAGGCTTTCCCTATGCCTGCACTATCATTCAAATTCAATGGGACAGATGTACTTTCCGGCCCCGAAATGGATGATGCGGCACAGTTCATTTCTTCAGTTTGTTGGCGCAGCCAGTCCTCAACCTTGGTTGCTGCAAATTCCACGGGAAATATAAAGATTTTGGAGATGGTCTAA
- the LOC115754736 gene encoding protein SPA1-RELATED 3-like isoform X2 has product MCVSWASCSFGWITMEGSSDSAWQKSDGSRGLSTSNVTDRNQRLLRRGRIDFSGDAQQDFAFRKVRDRVLSASADSLRNQAGLSRDFEEELTVNPFFRGLEWDDVSLRQWLDKPDRQVDEFECLHIFGQIVEIVNVAHSQGVVIQNVRPSCFVMSSFNRVSFIESSSCSDSGSDSLEDESNSRTEAKDESSSFPHGMHQQGRSENSNSAGMPTIVLSGNSCIRSSSIYAAKVSLMEEIGDNKIKDGRIAEQAKENAPPFPMKQVLLMEASWYTSPEEVAGAPSCCASDIYRLGILLFELFCPFSSSEEKCRTMSSLRHRVLPPQLLLKWSKEASFCMLLLHPEPRSRPMMSELLQSQFLNEPRDYLEEREAAMELREKIEKQELLLEFLLLMQQRKKEVADKLQATLSLLGTDIEEVTKQQVILKNRSNSCPELGKEDQTTSSLPSHDIVDNDDTTSLGSRKRCRPGVLVHNGEECCYDPDDNQKSDAHVDKRDGFLLKSSRLMKNFGKLESAYFLTRYRQLKQSTRPLMKLSPLSSDGKGSVVMTERSSINTAASRERYGENRKSGWISPFLEGLCKYLSYSKLKVKADLKQGDLLNSSNLVCSLSFDRGGDFFATAGVNKKIKVFECDAILMEDRDIHYPVVEMAGRSKFSSICWNTYIKSQIASSNFEGVVQVWDVTRSQVLMEMKEHEKRVWSIDFSSADPTLLASGSDDGSVKLWSINQAILLLHLVDVCFETKRCKYWYHQNKGKCMLCSVSLRFWPFSCIWFSGS; this is encoded by the exons ATGTGTGTTTCGTGGGCTTCATGCAGCTTTGGGTGGATAACCATGGAAGGTTCATCTGATTCTGCTTGGCAGAAGTCTGATGGTTCTAGGGGATTAAGTACATCTAATGTCACGGACAGGAATCAGAGGTTGCTTCGTCGCGGGAGAATTGATTTTTCGGGTGATGCACAGCAGGATTTTGCTTTTAGAAAGGTAAGAGATCGAGTTCTTTCTGCTTCTGCCGATAGCCTTAGAAATCAAGCCGGATTATCTCGTGATTTCGAGGAGGAGCTAACGGTTAACCCTTTCTTCCGTGGCCTAGAGTGGGATGATGTTAGCTTGAGACAGTGGTTGGACAAACCAGATAGACAAGTGGATGAATTTGAATGTTTGCATATATTTGGGCAAATAGTGGAGATAGTGAATGTTGCCCATTCCCAAGGAGTTGTCATCCAGAATGTGCGGCCTTCTTGCTTTGTTATGTCTTCTTTCAACCGGGTCTCCTTCATAGAATCCTCTTCTTGTTCAGATTCAGGATCCGATTCTTTGGAAGATGAGTCAAATAGCCGGACTGAGGCCAAGGATGAATCCTCTTCCTTTCCCCACGGCATGCATCAGCAGGGAAGAAGTGAGAATTCTAATTCCGCGGGAATGCCTACCATTGTGCTATCGGGTAATAGTTGCATCCGGTCAAGCTCCATTTATGCAGCCAAAGTTTCATTAATGGAAGAGATTGGGGACAATAAGATTAAAGATGGGAGGATCGCTGAACAAGCAAAAGAGAATGCCCCACCTTTTCCCATGAAACAGGTGTTGCTCATGGAAGCAAGTTGGTATACGAGCCCTGAGGAGGTTGCTGGGGCTCCTAGCTGCTGTGCATCAGATATATACCGGTTGGGCATCCTCCTTTTCGAG TTATTTTGTCCATTCAGCTCCAGTGAAGAGAAATGCAGAACGATGTCCAGTCTGAGACATCGGGTTCTTCCTCCTCAGCTGCTGCTAAAATGGTCCAAAGAAGCTTCGTTCTGCATGTTGTTACTTCATCCTGAGCCCAGAAGTCGGCCAATGATGAG CGAATTGTTGCAGAGTCAGTTTCTTAATGAGCCGAGAGATTACCTGGAGGAACGTGAAGCTGCAATGGAGCtcagagagaaaatagagaaacaagAATTGTTGCTGGAGTTTCTCTTGCTGatgcaacaaaggaaaaaagaagtggCTGATAAGTTGCAAGCTACTTTATCTCTACTTGGTACCGATATTGAAGAAGTAACAAAGCAACAGGTAATTCTGAAGAATAGATCAAACTCATGCCCAGAACTGGGTAAGGAAGATCAGACAACTTCAAGTCTCCCTTCACATGATATTGTTGATAATGATGATACTACTAGCCTGGGATCTAGAAAGCGATGCAGACCGGGAGTGCTGGTTCATAATGGGGAAGAATGCTGCTATGATCCTGATGATAATCAGAAATCGGATGCTCATGTTGATAAACGGGAtggttttcttttgaaaagctctCGATTGATGAAAAACTTCGGCAAATTGGAGTCGGCGTACTTCTTGACTAGATATCGACAACTCAAGCAATCTACAAGGCCATTGATGAAGCTTTCACCTCTCAGCAGTGATGGTAAAGGCTCCGTTGTAATGACCGAAAGGAGTTCTATTAATACAGCTGCATCAAGAGAGCGATATGGTGAAAATAGAAAGAGTGGGTGGATAAGTCCTTTCCTTGAAGGACTGTGTAAGTATCTATCTTACAGCAAGTTAAAAGTGAAGGCCGACTTGAAACAAGGGGATCTTCTCAACTCATCCAACTTAGTGTGCTCCCTCAGTTTTGATCGAGGTGGGGACTTTTTTGCCACAGCTggtgtaaataaaaaaattaaggtatTTGAGTGCGATGCTATCTTAATGGAAGATCGTGATATCCACTATCCAGTGGTTGAAATGGCCGGTAGGTCAAAATTCAGTAGTATATGCTGGAATACATATATTAAAAGCCAGATTGCTTCGAGTAACTTTGAAGGTGTGGTACAG GTCTGGGATGTTACAAGAAGTCAGGTCCTCATGGAAATGAAAGAGCATGAAAAACGAGTTTGGTCCATTGACTTTTCATCTGCAGATCCAACATTGTTGGCTAGCGGGAGTGATGATGGCTCTGTCAAGCTTTGGAGTATCAATCAGGCAATTCTACTTTTGCACTTGGTGGATGTCTGCTTTGAAACTAAAC GGTGTAAGTATTGGTACCATCAAAACAAAGGCAAATGTATGTTGTGTTCAGTTTCCCTCAGATTCTGGCCATTCTCTTGCATTTGGTTCAGCGGATCATAA
- the LOC115754736 gene encoding protein SPA1-RELATED 3-like isoform X3: MSSFNRVSFIESSSCSDSGSDSLEDESNSRTEAKDESSSFPHGMHQQGRSENSNSAGMPTIVLSGNSCIRSSSIYAAKVSLMEEIGDNKIKDGRIAEQAKENAPPFPMKQVLLMEASWYTSPEEVAGAPSCCASDIYRLGILLFELFCPFSSSEEKCRTMSSLRHRVLPPQLLLKWSKEASFCMLLLHPEPRSRPMMSELLQSQFLNEPRDYLEEREAAMELREKIEKQELLLEFLLLMQQRKKEVADKLQATLSLLGTDIEEVTKQQVILKNRSNSCPELGKEDQTTSSLPSHDIVDNDDTTSLGSRKRCRPGVLVHNGEECCYDPDDNQKSDAHVDKRDGFLLKSSRLMKNFGKLESAYFLTRYRQLKQSTRPLMKLSPLSSDGKGSVVMTERSSINTAASRERYGENRKSGWISPFLEGLCKYLSYSKLKVKADLKQGDLLNSSNLVCSLSFDRGGDFFATAGVNKKIKVFECDAILMEDRDIHYPVVEMAGRSKFSSICWNTYIKSQIASSNFEGVVQVWDVTRSQVLMEMKEHEKRVWSIDFSSADPTLLASGSDDGSVKLWSINQGVSIGTIKTKANVCCVQFPSDSGHSLAFGSADHKIYYYDLRNSRAPLCTLVGHNKTVSNVKFLDSVNIVSASTDNTLKLWDLSQCTSRVIETPLQSFTGHTNVKNFVGLSASDGYIATGSETNEVFIYHKAFPMPALSFKFNGTDVLSGPEMDDAAQFISSVCWRSQSSTLVAANSTGNIKILEMV; this comes from the exons ATGTCTTCTTTCAACCGGGTCTCCTTCATAGAATCCTCTTCTTGTTCAGATTCAGGATCCGATTCTTTGGAAGATGAGTCAAATAGCCGGACTGAGGCCAAGGATGAATCCTCTTCCTTTCCCCACGGCATGCATCAGCAGGGAAGAAGTGAGAATTCTAATTCCGCGGGAATGCCTACCATTGTGCTATCGGGTAATAGTTGCATCCGGTCAAGCTCCATTTATGCAGCCAAAGTTTCATTAATGGAAGAGATTGGGGACAATAAGATTAAAGATGGGAGGATCGCTGAACAAGCAAAAGAGAATGCCCCACCTTTTCCCATGAAACAGGTGTTGCTCATGGAAGCAAGTTGGTATACGAGCCCTGAGGAGGTTGCTGGGGCTCCTAGCTGCTGTGCATCAGATATATACCGGTTGGGCATCCTCCTTTTCGAG TTATTTTGTCCATTCAGCTCCAGTGAAGAGAAATGCAGAACGATGTCCAGTCTGAGACATCGGGTTCTTCCTCCTCAGCTGCTGCTAAAATGGTCCAAAGAAGCTTCGTTCTGCATGTTGTTACTTCATCCTGAGCCCAGAAGTCGGCCAATGATGAG CGAATTGTTGCAGAGTCAGTTTCTTAATGAGCCGAGAGATTACCTGGAGGAACGTGAAGCTGCAATGGAGCtcagagagaaaatagagaaacaagAATTGTTGCTGGAGTTTCTCTTGCTGatgcaacaaaggaaaaaagaagtggCTGATAAGTTGCAAGCTACTTTATCTCTACTTGGTACCGATATTGAAGAAGTAACAAAGCAACAGGTAATTCTGAAGAATAGATCAAACTCATGCCCAGAACTGGGTAAGGAAGATCAGACAACTTCAAGTCTCCCTTCACATGATATTGTTGATAATGATGATACTACTAGCCTGGGATCTAGAAAGCGATGCAGACCGGGAGTGCTGGTTCATAATGGGGAAGAATGCTGCTATGATCCTGATGATAATCAGAAATCGGATGCTCATGTTGATAAACGGGAtggttttcttttgaaaagctctCGATTGATGAAAAACTTCGGCAAATTGGAGTCGGCGTACTTCTTGACTAGATATCGACAACTCAAGCAATCTACAAGGCCATTGATGAAGCTTTCACCTCTCAGCAGTGATGGTAAAGGCTCCGTTGTAATGACCGAAAGGAGTTCTATTAATACAGCTGCATCAAGAGAGCGATATGGTGAAAATAGAAAGAGTGGGTGGATAAGTCCTTTCCTTGAAGGACTGTGTAAGTATCTATCTTACAGCAAGTTAAAAGTGAAGGCCGACTTGAAACAAGGGGATCTTCTCAACTCATCCAACTTAGTGTGCTCCCTCAGTTTTGATCGAGGTGGGGACTTTTTTGCCACAGCTggtgtaaataaaaaaattaaggtatTTGAGTGCGATGCTATCTTAATGGAAGATCGTGATATCCACTATCCAGTGGTTGAAATGGCCGGTAGGTCAAAATTCAGTAGTATATGCTGGAATACATATATTAAAAGCCAGATTGCTTCGAGTAACTTTGAAGGTGTGGTACAG GTCTGGGATGTTACAAGAAGTCAGGTCCTCATGGAAATGAAAGAGCATGAAAAACGAGTTTGGTCCATTGACTTTTCATCTGCAGATCCAACATTGTTGGCTAGCGGGAGTGATGATGGCTCTGTCAAGCTTTGGAGTATCAATCAG GGTGTAAGTATTGGTACCATCAAAACAAAGGCAAATGTATGTTGTGTTCAGTTTCCCTCAGATTCTGGCCATTCTCTTGCATTTGGTTCAGCGGATCATAAGATTTATTACTATGATCTCCGTAATTCAAGAGCTCCTTTGTGCACATTAGTTGGACATAACAAGACCGTCAGTAATGTCAAGTTTCTGGATTCAGTGAATATTGTATCTGCATCCACGGATAACACCTTGAAGCTTTGGGATTTGTCACAGTGCACATCTCGAGTTATTGAGACTCCCCTTCAATCATTTACAGGTCACACAAATGTGAAG aacTTTGTTGGCTTGTCAGCGTCTGATGGCTACATAGCAACAGGTTCAGAAACAAATGAG GTTTTCATCTACCACAAGGCTTTCCCTATGCCTGCACTATCATTCAAATTCAATGGGACAGATGTACTTTCCGGCCCCGAAATGGATGATGCGGCACAGTTCATTTCTTCAGTTTGTTGGCGCAGCCAGTCCTCAACCTTGGTTGCTGCAAATTCCACGGGAAATATAAAGATTTTGGAGATGGTCTAA
- the LOC115754736 gene encoding protein SPA1-RELATED 3-like isoform X4, with amino-acid sequence MHQQGRSENSNSAGMPTIVLSGNSCIRSSSIYAAKVSLMEEIGDNKIKDGRIAEQAKENAPPFPMKQVLLMEASWYTSPEEVAGAPSCCASDIYRLGILLFELFCPFSSSEEKCRTMSSLRHRVLPPQLLLKWSKEASFCMLLLHPEPRSRPMMSELLQSQFLNEPRDYLEEREAAMELREKIEKQELLLEFLLLMQQRKKEVADKLQATLSLLGTDIEEVTKQQVILKNRSNSCPELGKEDQTTSSLPSHDIVDNDDTTSLGSRKRCRPGVLVHNGEECCYDPDDNQKSDAHVDKRDGFLLKSSRLMKNFGKLESAYFLTRYRQLKQSTRPLMKLSPLSSDGKGSVVMTERSSINTAASRERYGENRKSGWISPFLEGLCKYLSYSKLKVKADLKQGDLLNSSNLVCSLSFDRGGDFFATAGVNKKIKVFECDAILMEDRDIHYPVVEMAGRSKFSSICWNTYIKSQIASSNFEGVVQVWDVTRSQVLMEMKEHEKRVWSIDFSSADPTLLASGSDDGSVKLWSINQGVSIGTIKTKANVCCVQFPSDSGHSLAFGSADHKIYYYDLRNSRAPLCTLVGHNKTVSNVKFLDSVNIVSASTDNTLKLWDLSQCTSRVIETPLQSFTGHTNVKNFVGLSASDGYIATGSETNEVFIYHKAFPMPALSFKFNGTDVLSGPEMDDAAQFISSVCWRSQSSTLVAANSTGNIKILEMV; translated from the exons ATGCATCAGCAGGGAAGAAGTGAGAATTCTAATTCCGCGGGAATGCCTACCATTGTGCTATCGGGTAATAGTTGCATCCGGTCAAGCTCCATTTATGCAGCCAAAGTTTCATTAATGGAAGAGATTGGGGACAATAAGATTAAAGATGGGAGGATCGCTGAACAAGCAAAAGAGAATGCCCCACCTTTTCCCATGAAACAGGTGTTGCTCATGGAAGCAAGTTGGTATACGAGCCCTGAGGAGGTTGCTGGGGCTCCTAGCTGCTGTGCATCAGATATATACCGGTTGGGCATCCTCCTTTTCGAG TTATTTTGTCCATTCAGCTCCAGTGAAGAGAAATGCAGAACGATGTCCAGTCTGAGACATCGGGTTCTTCCTCCTCAGCTGCTGCTAAAATGGTCCAAAGAAGCTTCGTTCTGCATGTTGTTACTTCATCCTGAGCCCAGAAGTCGGCCAATGATGAG CGAATTGTTGCAGAGTCAGTTTCTTAATGAGCCGAGAGATTACCTGGAGGAACGTGAAGCTGCAATGGAGCtcagagagaaaatagagaaacaagAATTGTTGCTGGAGTTTCTCTTGCTGatgcaacaaaggaaaaaagaagtggCTGATAAGTTGCAAGCTACTTTATCTCTACTTGGTACCGATATTGAAGAAGTAACAAAGCAACAGGTAATTCTGAAGAATAGATCAAACTCATGCCCAGAACTGGGTAAGGAAGATCAGACAACTTCAAGTCTCCCTTCACATGATATTGTTGATAATGATGATACTACTAGCCTGGGATCTAGAAAGCGATGCAGACCGGGAGTGCTGGTTCATAATGGGGAAGAATGCTGCTATGATCCTGATGATAATCAGAAATCGGATGCTCATGTTGATAAACGGGAtggttttcttttgaaaagctctCGATTGATGAAAAACTTCGGCAAATTGGAGTCGGCGTACTTCTTGACTAGATATCGACAACTCAAGCAATCTACAAGGCCATTGATGAAGCTTTCACCTCTCAGCAGTGATGGTAAAGGCTCCGTTGTAATGACCGAAAGGAGTTCTATTAATACAGCTGCATCAAGAGAGCGATATGGTGAAAATAGAAAGAGTGGGTGGATAAGTCCTTTCCTTGAAGGACTGTGTAAGTATCTATCTTACAGCAAGTTAAAAGTGAAGGCCGACTTGAAACAAGGGGATCTTCTCAACTCATCCAACTTAGTGTGCTCCCTCAGTTTTGATCGAGGTGGGGACTTTTTTGCCACAGCTggtgtaaataaaaaaattaaggtatTTGAGTGCGATGCTATCTTAATGGAAGATCGTGATATCCACTATCCAGTGGTTGAAATGGCCGGTAGGTCAAAATTCAGTAGTATATGCTGGAATACATATATTAAAAGCCAGATTGCTTCGAGTAACTTTGAAGGTGTGGTACAG GTCTGGGATGTTACAAGAAGTCAGGTCCTCATGGAAATGAAAGAGCATGAAAAACGAGTTTGGTCCATTGACTTTTCATCTGCAGATCCAACATTGTTGGCTAGCGGGAGTGATGATGGCTCTGTCAAGCTTTGGAGTATCAATCAG GGTGTAAGTATTGGTACCATCAAAACAAAGGCAAATGTATGTTGTGTTCAGTTTCCCTCAGATTCTGGCCATTCTCTTGCATTTGGTTCAGCGGATCATAAGATTTATTACTATGATCTCCGTAATTCAAGAGCTCCTTTGTGCACATTAGTTGGACATAACAAGACCGTCAGTAATGTCAAGTTTCTGGATTCAGTGAATATTGTATCTGCATCCACGGATAACACCTTGAAGCTTTGGGATTTGTCACAGTGCACATCTCGAGTTATTGAGACTCCCCTTCAATCATTTACAGGTCACACAAATGTGAAG aacTTTGTTGGCTTGTCAGCGTCTGATGGCTACATAGCAACAGGTTCAGAAACAAATGAG GTTTTCATCTACCACAAGGCTTTCCCTATGCCTGCACTATCATTCAAATTCAATGGGACAGATGTACTTTCCGGCCCCGAAATGGATGATGCGGCACAGTTCATTTCTTCAGTTTGTTGGCGCAGCCAGTCCTCAACCTTGGTTGCTGCAAATTCCACGGGAAATATAAAGATTTTGGAGATGGTCTAA